A window of the Coprobacter fastidiosus genome harbors these coding sequences:
- a CDS encoding DUF5017 domain-containing protein, translating into MKIRNSIYILAVGAFLVSCNDLDVDDSVDFNVSLASDNTYEAGDPVVFNFDGNPDYITWWSGEEGHKYANRERTELPLEEIESVTLNFEAQARYGKVTNTLSLFVGDFPGLSKDVATDDSRVADFESDATLLSGNGELLESKFSNRTATSFDLTPYSTSEMTLAFHYKADFDGTSALKRWDFYSVAITTIYKNGNTTTLNLSDLGLQTFDRNPNTNPKHAQQGDPYFDNSSGSSSCTGVWDLRSSLTRVNSFMYLGGGTNETDYTNNADDWLFTKSLKFNTCDPDENSGVLKNINVRLPSYSYVYTQPGTYTVTFIAGNQNVYGSARTIKEVTFTIKEKE; encoded by the coding sequence ATGAAAATCAGAAATTCAATCTATATATTGGCTGTCGGTGCATTTTTAGTTTCTTGTAATGATTTGGATGTGGATGACAGTGTTGACTTCAACGTCTCTTTAGCTTCCGATAATACATACGAGGCAGGAGATCCGGTCGTGTTTAATTTTGACGGAAATCCGGATTATATAACCTGGTGGTCCGGAGAAGAAGGGCATAAATATGCGAATAGGGAACGTACCGAATTACCTCTGGAAGAGATAGAATCTGTGACTCTGAATTTTGAGGCTCAGGCACGCTACGGGAAAGTCACCAATACACTGTCTTTATTTGTCGGTGATTTCCCGGGATTAAGTAAAGATGTTGCTACAGACGATTCTCGTGTTGCCGATTTTGAGTCTGATGCTACCTTATTGAGCGGTAATGGAGAACTATTGGAAAGTAAATTTTCGAACAGAACGGCAACATCTTTCGACCTTACGCCTTACAGTACTTCTGAGATGACTCTCGCTTTTCATTATAAAGCAGATTTTGATGGAACAAGTGCTTTAAAAAGATGGGATTTTTATAGCGTGGCGATAACGACAATTTATAAAAACGGAAATACTACAACGTTGAACTTGTCAGATTTAGGATTACAAACGTTTGACCGTAATCCGAATACAAATCCTAAACATGCACAACAGGGAGATCCCTATTTTGATAACAGTTCCGGAAGTTCTTCTTGTACGGGAGTGTGGGATTTGCGTTCATCATTGACACGGGTAAATAGCTTTATGTATCTTGGTGGAGGTACTAATGAAACAGACTATACCAATAATGCAGATGATTGGTTGTTTACCAAGTCCTTAAAATTCAATACTTGCGATCCGGATGAAAATAGCGGAGTCCTGAAAAATATCAATGTGCGACTTCCTTCATATTCCTATGTTTATACTCAGCCGGGCACATATACTGTCACTTTTATTGCCGGAAATCAAAATGTTTATGGATCGGCACGTACGATAAAGGAAGTGACCTTCACTATTAAAGAAAAAGAATAA
- a CDS encoding carbohydrate binding domain-containing protein → MKKMLFCLLSLCFGLTAFAQENLLENGGFEDGIPAVVTGQKNTQGKWLAYYQAQRGGIETSECEGFKGKGLKVTVNKCEKPVWDNYIYQNLSLEPGQYEITFYAKASKNAAERTSLRVMIKPSTAPYLGDFKSPWSPKKKVTTEWQQFTQKFTITDDQEGVDNARFLITLEEPDIDFFIDEVTLTKIK, encoded by the coding sequence ATGAAAAAAATGCTATTTTGCCTGTTGAGTCTGTGTTTCGGACTTACGGCTTTCGCTCAAGAAAATCTGTTGGAAAACGGCGGATTTGAAGATGGTATTCCGGCAGTAGTTACCGGACAAAAAAATACACAAGGTAAATGGTTGGCTTATTATCAAGCTCAACGAGGAGGAATAGAAACTTCGGAATGTGAAGGGTTCAAGGGAAAGGGACTGAAAGTTACCGTAAATAAGTGCGAGAAACCGGTTTGGGACAATTATATCTATCAAAATTTGTCTTTAGAACCGGGTCAGTATGAAATAACTTTTTATGCGAAGGCTTCTAAAAATGCAGCAGAGCGTACAAGTTTGCGAGTGATGATAAAACCTTCTACAGCACCTTATTTGGGAGATTTTAAATCGCCATGGTCTCCTAAGAAAAAAGTGACTACCGAATGGCAACAATTTACTCAGAAATTTACCATTACCGATGATCAGGAAGGTGTTGATAATGCCCGTTTTCTGATTACTTTGGAAGAGCCGGATATCGATTTCTTTATCGATGAAGTGACTTTGACCAAGATTAAATAA
- a CDS encoding RagB/SusD family nutrient uptake outer membrane protein, with amino-acid sequence MKTIKNIFWGSTMLLFTACNFLETTPSDFINPDDFYKDDTEAFMGLTGIYNTLNSSSGYGEKYYQAIGTDDLTYYYTSSTAEVGLPNNNYTANDADLASIWQGLYEGINNANYFLERITDSPVSEANKKMYRGEATFLRAYFYFLLAQSWGDVPLITTAQTNTDNYVPNIKATSQAEVLKFVTDEMEKVLTDEENYSIGTIQVVGAGRVSRSAVKGILARVYLKRAGWPTNETELYSKAKYWAGEVIHPQDGSMTHALNMEGYAQVFKNLATDVYDPEESIWEVEFKGNRQDSHTNAGRIGSLICGIQNADVLQTSLGYSYGRYCVTPGLWDLYNDLDGDGTPELISTKDEDDPLNEKYNKDERRDWNIAPYRFQKRDDATVYWKKNWEYIGDVKLNNNGEPDLKDGQKQYATRTQYIERNAGKFRREYELVTPRDKNYTPINFPLLRYSDVLLMYAEAQNQADGSPSVESIGYVNDVRRRAKADEVNITDPQDFQRLIEDERGRELCFEGLRKMDLIRWGKYKSAMEKVSLYATDSRWSSGRQYLLIYATNGATSDRYQWLPIPTRELGLNNLLQQNQAWR; translated from the coding sequence ATGAAAACAATTAAAAATATATTTTGGGGCAGCACGATGTTATTGTTCACTGCTTGTAATTTCTTAGAAACTACTCCGAGTGATTTCATTAATCCGGATGATTTTTATAAAGATGACACGGAGGCATTTATGGGACTTACAGGAATTTACAATACTCTGAACAGTTCGAGCGGCTATGGTGAAAAATATTATCAGGCAATAGGTACGGACGATCTTACTTATTATTATACTTCCAGTACGGCAGAGGTAGGATTGCCTAATAATAATTATACAGCGAATGATGCCGATTTGGCTTCTATTTGGCAGGGCTTGTATGAAGGAATTAATAATGCCAATTATTTCCTTGAACGAATAACCGATTCTCCGGTAAGCGAGGCGAATAAAAAAATGTATCGGGGAGAAGCTACTTTTCTAAGGGCTTATTTCTATTTCCTTTTGGCTCAAAGTTGGGGAGACGTGCCTTTGATTACGACAGCTCAGACCAATACCGATAATTATGTGCCGAATATAAAGGCTACTTCTCAAGCTGAAGTATTGAAGTTTGTAACAGATGAGATGGAAAAAGTTCTTACCGATGAAGAAAACTATTCAATAGGAACGATACAGGTCGTGGGAGCCGGGCGTGTAAGCCGTTCGGCAGTAAAGGGTATTCTTGCCCGCGTATATTTGAAGAGAGCCGGTTGGCCGACAAATGAAACCGAACTGTATTCGAAAGCTAAATATTGGGCGGGAGAGGTTATTCATCCGCAGGACGGTTCGATGACTCATGCGTTGAATATGGAAGGTTATGCCCAAGTATTTAAGAATTTAGCGACAGACGTTTATGATCCGGAAGAATCGATATGGGAAGTTGAATTTAAAGGAAACCGTCAGGATTCACATACGAATGCCGGACGTATCGGTAGCTTGATCTGCGGTATTCAGAATGCGGATGTACTTCAGACTTCTTTGGGATATAGCTATGGCCGGTATTGTGTAACTCCGGGTTTGTGGGATTTATATAATGACCTTGACGGTGACGGTACGCCGGAACTTATTTCTACAAAAGATGAAGATGATCCTTTGAATGAGAAGTATAATAAAGATGAGCGTAGAGATTGGAATATAGCTCCTTATCGATTCCAAAAAAGAGACGATGCGACGGTTTATTGGAAAAAGAATTGGGAATATATAGGAGATGTGAAACTGAATAATAATGGAGAACCGGATTTAAAAGATGGACAAAAGCAATATGCTACACGTACGCAATATATCGAAAGAAATGCCGGTAAGTTCCGTCGGGAATATGAGTTGGTAACTCCTCGCGATAAAAATTATACACCGATTAATTTCCCGTTGCTGCGTTATTCCGATGTGTTGTTAATGTATGCCGAAGCGCAAAATCAGGCAGACGGATCGCCTTCTGTCGAATCGATCGGCTATGTGAATGATGTTCGTCGTCGTGCTAAAGCTGATGAAGTCAATATTACAGATCCTCAGGATTTTCAGCGTTTGATTGAAGATGAACGGGGTCGGGAACTTTGTTTTGAAGGTTTACGCAAAATGGACTTGATCCGTTGGGGTAAATATAAAAGTGCGATGGAGAAAGTCAGTCTGTATGCAACCGATTCCCGTTGGTCGAGCGGTCGGCAATATTTGCTGATATATGCGACGAACGGTGCAACATCGGATAGGTATCAATGGTTACCTATTCCTACCCGGGAACTCGGATTGAATAATTTGTTACAGCAGAATCAAGCGTGGAGATAA
- a CDS encoding chondroitinase family polysaccharide lyase yields MKIKWLALLLIVLFSYNGYSQKIDWNVSIPEYISATSAKLSLNKDFVKKGTASLQWQWFSPSVLTVDNPSLLQKAVGTRKGGLTMWVYNDEPVNAALRISFVAADGSIPYWFDYHLGFSGWRACWISFENMQGDHKSKELVRWTMTTPENLKTGTLLIDRVEFPAKGVHHQATPDYQTPLNNTKLSRTLWHWARLYEWEHYEYDLPLASVGSSQRQDIELLSRRLTDQVAPETGKGNATRALSIAEKASIHRVDGKITGAPLVSNDELNKNAGEIGLSDLETMLFGFAGDWYYNKNKESKQAFFDVFEYAMQQGFAFGSGLGTNHHYGYQIRDIYKAAWMMRDLLKEETPLNKNIRRTLAYWSGLAETRIPYQYGRDELLDSWNTLLTAKVISALIQPDMRDQVRSMKALSRWVSGSLGFTPGTIGGIKVDGTTFHHGGLYPAYSIGAFATIGKYLELTNHTEFTISDDAARNVKLALQTMRNYCNLKDWGLGIAGRHPFDGSISNDAVQTFALLADRGDLTGSGNKIDEELAADYLRLNRTSSPYKRKFEQAGIKAASSPQGFFVYNYGALGIHRFGNWMVTLKGYNTDVWCSEIYTKDNRYGRYQSYGSVQILASGRPVNSFASGFVEDGWDWNRVPGTTTIHLPLEKLENPLPGTLMERSEENFSGASSLEGKQGVFVFKLKEKDRENFTPGFVARKSVFCFENRLVCLGSNISNNNKEYPTETTLFQLALKRNSEPILLGSDTIVGLPIEKTISEKSSVLLSDTKGNYYRIAAGQDLRILRQKQKSRDNKQKSETEGKFVTAYLNHGVSPDNAEYEYMVLVQPTPDQAKEIASEEGLPYQILRKDHYAHIVKDIPSGTVGYVMFETLDNIKDDYLLASDAETLILLRPTDKKTLVMSICDPNLNLEEKTYTTAKPSRPLIKSILLKGKWKNVSDNDEVVIKQENGNTRLTATCIDGRPVEFKLIAQ; encoded by the coding sequence ATGAAAATAAAATGGTTGGCCTTGCTTCTGATTGTTCTGTTTTCTTATAACGGATACTCTCAAAAAATCGACTGGAATGTTTCTATTCCGGAATATATTTCTGCAACTTCGGCTAAATTATCTTTGAATAAGGATTTTGTAAAAAAGGGAACTGCTTCTCTTCAATGGCAGTGGTTTTCTCCTTCTGTACTGACTGTTGATAACCCTTCATTGTTGCAAAAGGCTGTCGGAACTCGTAAAGGCGGATTGACGATGTGGGTGTATAATGATGAACCTGTGAATGCTGCGTTGCGAATATCTTTTGTTGCAGCCGATGGATCGATTCCTTATTGGTTCGATTATCATCTCGGATTTTCCGGATGGCGAGCTTGTTGGATCAGCTTTGAGAATATGCAGGGAGATCATAAAAGTAAAGAGTTGGTACGTTGGACGATGACTACACCTGAAAATTTAAAAACGGGAACTCTTTTAATCGACCGGGTCGAATTTCCTGCAAAAGGAGTTCATCATCAAGCGACTCCGGATTATCAGACTCCTTTGAATAATACAAAACTATCTCGGACTCTTTGGCATTGGGCTCGATTGTATGAATGGGAACATTATGAATATGATCTGCCCTTAGCGTCTGTTGGTTCATCACAGAGACAAGATATAGAGTTGCTCTCCCGTCGATTGACGGATCAGGTCGCTCCGGAAACCGGAAAAGGTAATGCTACCCGGGCTTTATCCATTGCGGAGAAAGCTAGTATCCATAGGGTTGACGGAAAAATAACAGGTGCTCCGCTAGTGTCTAATGATGAGTTGAATAAGAACGCAGGAGAGATCGGTTTGTCTGATCTGGAAACCATGTTATTCGGTTTTGCCGGAGATTGGTATTACAACAAAAATAAAGAATCGAAACAAGCTTTCTTTGACGTATTCGAATATGCAATGCAGCAAGGTTTTGCTTTTGGGAGCGGTTTGGGAACTAATCACCATTACGGATACCAGATTCGGGATATTTATAAAGCCGCATGGATGATGCGTGATTTATTAAAGGAAGAAACTCCTTTAAACAAGAATATTCGTCGTACTTTGGCATATTGGAGCGGATTAGCGGAGACACGGATTCCTTATCAGTATGGTAGAGACGAATTACTTGATTCGTGGAATACATTATTGACAGCGAAAGTAATAAGCGCTCTTATTCAGCCGGATATGAGGGACCAGGTTCGTAGTATGAAAGCTTTGAGCCGTTGGGTAAGCGGATCTTTGGGCTTCACTCCCGGAACGATAGGAGGAATTAAAGTTGATGGTACTACTTTTCATCATGGAGGTTTATATCCAGCATATTCGATTGGAGCTTTTGCTACTATCGGAAAATATCTTGAGCTGACGAACCATACAGAATTTACTATTTCTGATGATGCAGCTCGTAATGTAAAGCTTGCATTGCAAACAATGCGGAATTACTGTAATTTAAAAGATTGGGGACTGGGTATAGCCGGACGACATCCTTTTGACGGATCGATTTCGAATGATGCAGTACAAACTTTTGCTTTGTTGGCAGATAGAGGAGACCTTACCGGATCGGGGAATAAGATCGATGAAGAGCTGGCTGCCGATTATTTGAGACTGAACAGGACTTCGTCTCCATATAAAAGAAAATTTGAACAAGCTGGTATTAAAGCAGCTTCATCGCCACAGGGCTTTTTTGTCTATAATTATGGAGCTTTGGGAATACATCGTTTTGGAAATTGGATGGTGACGTTGAAGGGATATAATACTGATGTTTGGTGTTCCGAAATATATACAAAAGACAACCGTTACGGTCGTTATCAGAGTTATGGATCGGTACAGATTTTAGCATCCGGTCGTCCGGTCAATAGCTTTGCAAGCGGATTTGTCGAAGATGGCTGGGATTGGAATCGTGTTCCGGGAACAACAACAATACATCTTCCGTTAGAAAAGCTTGAAAATCCTCTTCCGGGAACATTGATGGAGCGTTCTGAAGAAAATTTTTCTGGAGCGTCATCTTTGGAAGGAAAACAAGGAGTATTCGTTTTTAAGCTGAAAGAGAAAGATCGGGAAAATTTTACACCCGGATTCGTAGCCCGAAAGTCAGTCTTTTGCTTTGAAAACCGTTTGGTATGCTTAGGATCGAATATCTCTAATAATAATAAAGAATATCCGACGGAAACCACGTTGTTTCAACTGGCATTGAAAAGAAATTCTGAACCTATATTGCTCGGTTCGGATACAATTGTCGGTCTTCCGATAGAAAAAACGATTTCAGAAAAATCATCTGTACTTTTATCTGATACAAAAGGTAATTATTACCGGATTGCTGCCGGACAAGACTTGCGTATTTTAAGGCAAAAACAAAAATCCAGGGATAACAAGCAGAAGTCGGAAACCGAAGGTAAGTTCGTAACAGCTTACCTGAATCACGGTGTATCTCCTGATAATGCCGAATACGAGTATATGGTATTGGTACAGCCGACTCCTGATCAAGCAAAAGAAATAGCATCGGAAGAAGGATTGCCTTATCAGATACTTCGAAAAGATCATTATGCACATATTGTAAAAGATATTCCGAGTGGTACGGTGGGGTATGTTATGTTTGAAACTTTGGACAATATAAAGGATGATTATTTGCTTGCCTCTGATGCCGAAACATTGATTCTTTTGCGTCCGACAGATAAAAAGACTTTGGTGATGAGTATTTGCGATCCGAATCTGAATTTGGAAGAGAAAACTTATACGACGGCCAAACCTTCACGGCCGCTTATAAAAAGTATTCTTCTAAAAGGGAAATGGAAGAATGTATCGGATAATGATGAGGTCGTTATAAAACAAGAAAATGGAAATACTCGCCTGACTGCTACTTGTATCGATGGTCGTCCGGTGGAATTCAAGTTGATAGCCCAATAA